One window of the Rosa rugosa chromosome 3, drRosRugo1.1, whole genome shotgun sequence genome contains the following:
- the LOC133740503 gene encoding E3 ubiquitin ligase BIG BROTHER-related — MEGEEESKQSDPRSLIPFSELNQVSSDFILAMTMHEQEHAYRMLETIESESEEEDEEDDDDDQIHDVDDDTSSSEEFYHQDDADFFDLLGDDNGSDSDQEMEEDDFGDLDVDELTYEELLALGEFIGEQKRGLPSNEISTCLHPHTYKLSPIYQSKNSIIDKCVVCQYEYEDGEALAALPCEHPYHLECISNWLQIKKCCPICSTEVSSSSKTKIV, encoded by the coding sequence ATggagggagaagaagagagcAAGCAATCAGATCCGCGGAGCTTAATCCCTTTCTCCGAGCTCAACCAAGTCAGCTCGGATTTCATTCTAGCCATGACTATGCACGAACAAGAGCACGCATACAGGATGCTCGAAACAATTGAAAGTGAAagcgaagaagaagatgaagaagatgatgatgatgatcaaaTTCATGATGTCGACGATGATACTTCTTCCTCTGAGGAATTCTATCATCAAGATGATGCTGATTTCTTTGATCTTCTCGGTGACGATAATGGAAGCGACAGTGACCAAGAAATGGAGGAAGATGACTTTGGTGATCTGGACGTGGATGAACTAACTTATGAGGAATTGTTAGCACTTGGAGAGTTCATAGGGGAACAGAAAAGAGGTCTGCCCAGCAATGAAATCTCTACATGTTTGCATCCCCACACATACAAATTGTCTCCAATTTATCAGAGCAAGAATAGCATTATTGATAAGTGTGTGGTATGTCAGTATGAGTATGAAGATGGTGAGGCTTTGGCTGCATTGCCTTGTGAACACCCTTATCATTTGGAGTGTATAAGCAACTGGCTTCAGATTAAAAAGTGTTGCCCTATTTGCAGCACAGAAGTTTCATCATCATCCAAAACCAAAATTGTATAG
- the LOC133740504 gene encoding proteasome subunit beta type-3-A: MSIFEYNGGAIIAMVGKNCFAIASDRRLGVQLQTIATDFKKIYRVSDRLFLGLSGLATDAQTLFQRLMFKHKLYQLREERDMKPETFASLVSAILYEKRFGPYFIQPVIAGLGDEDKPFICTMDSIGAKELAKDFVVAGTASESLYGACEAMFKPDMEPEELFETVSQALLSSVDRDCLSGWGGHIYVVTPTEVKERILKGRMD, from the exons ATGTCG atCTTCGAGTATAATGGAGGTGCTATAATCGCAATGGTGGGGAAGAACTGCTTCGCCATCGCCTCCGATCGCCGCCTCGGCGTTCAGCTCCAGACAATCGCAACCGACTTCAAGAAGATTTACAGAGTCAGCGATAGGCTCTTCCTCGGCCTCTCCGGCCTCGCCACCGATGCTCAGACTCT GTTTCAGAGGCTTATGTTTAAGCACAAGCTGTACCAGCTGAGGGAAGAGAGGGATATGAAGCCTGAGACTTTTGCTAGTCTCGTCTCGGCTATTCTCTACGAGAAAAG GTTCGGTCCATACTTCATTCAGCCTGTGATTGCTGGATTGGGAGATGAAGACAAGCCGTTCATCTGTACTATGGATTCAATCGGAGCCAA GGAACTGGCGAAGGATTTTGTTGTTGCTGGCACTGCATCAGAGTCCCTTTATGGTGCTTGTGAGGCAATGTTCAAGCCTGACATG GAACCTGAGGAATTATTTGAGACTGTATCTCAAGCACTTCTATCATCAGTGGATCGAGACTGTTTGAGTGGATGGGGTGGCCATATCTATGTTGT GACACCAACCGAGGTGAAGGAGAGGATCTTGAAGGGACGGATGGATTGA
- the LOC133738530 gene encoding beta-galactosidase 16-like, translated as MKMVWYILCGFALLFMNLETSLAGGSNNVTYDGRSLIIDGQHKILFSGSIHYPRSTPQMWPSLIAKAKEGGIDVIQTYVFWNLHEPQKGQFVFHGRRDIVAFIKEVHRQGLYVCLRIGPFIQSEWSYGGFPVWLRNIPGIVFRSDNEPYKAEMQRFTAKIVDLMKSNGLYASQGGPIILSQIENEYQNVEAAFHEKGPPYVLWAASMAEGLQTGVPWVMCKQNDAPGAVINACNGLKCGETFAGPNAPNKPAIWTEDWTSQYLVYGEEPYLRRAEDIAFHVALFIAKNKGSYVNYYMYHGGTNFGRTASEFVTTSYYDEAPLDEYGIPKEPKWSHLKELHAAVKLSISPLLAGEQTVVNLGQFQTAYVYKAQSGECAAFLVNNGSKDATVQFQNSPYQLSPKSISILPDCKNVTFNTGKVSAQHATRSWTPAQKFDSPQNWQEYKEAIPTYDDTSLRENIIVDQMRTTNDRSDYLWYTFSFQHDSPNPESTLNVQTRGHILHSFVNGVLVGSGHGVHRNTGFPLENKITLNKGINHVSLLSAMVGLPDSGAYLERRDYGLQSVKIDDKDFGTYAWGYQVGLYGENLQIHTDTSKVQWNRLSYSKQPLTWYKILFDAPAGNDPVALYLGSMGKGEVWINGQSIGRYWVSFHTPKGTPSQTWYHVPRSFLKPTGNLLVLIEEETGDPVKISLDKVNYSLQ; from the exons ATGAAGATGGTGTGGTATATTCTGTGTGGTTTTGCATTGTTGTTTATGAACCTGGAGACCTCTCTCGCCGGCGGCAGCAACAACGTCACGTACGATGGCCGGTCTCTGATAATCGACGGTCAGCATAAGATTCTCTTCTCCGGTTCCATTCACTACCCCAGAAGCACTCCTCAG ATGTGGCCATCTCTGATAGCCAAAGCCAAAGAAGGGGGAATAGATGTGATACAAACATACGTGTTTTGGAACCTTCATGAACCCCAAAAAGGACAG TTTGTTTTCCATGGAAGACGTGACATAGTAGCCTTTATAAAGGAAGTCCACAGACAAGGCCTGTATGTGTGCCTTAGAATTGGACCCTTCATTCAGAGTGAATGGTCTTATGG TGGTTTTCCAGTTTGGTTAAGGAACATTCCGGGCATTGTTTTCCGGTCTGATAATGAACCGTATAAG GCTGAAATGCAGAGGTTTACAGCAAAAATAGTAGACCTAATGAAATCAAATGGACTGTACGCTTCACAAGGCGGACCGATTATATTGTCACAG ATTGAGAACGAGTACCAAAATGTGGAAGCGGCGTTTCATGAAAAGGGGCCTCCTTATGTTCTTTGGGCTGCATCCATGGCGGAGGGCCTTCAAACTGGTGTGCCCTGGGTTATGTGCAAGCAAAATGATGCTCCCGGCGCTGTG ATCAATGCATGTAATGGGCTGAAGTGTGGAGAAACCTTTGCTGGCCCAAATGCCCCTAATAAGCCAGCAATTTGGACAGAGGACTGGACAAGCCA ATACCTTGTATATGGTGAAGAACCATACCTCAGAAGAGCTGAAGATATTGCATTTCATGTTGCACTCTTTATTGCAAAGAATAAAGGAAGCTATGTAAACTACTACATG TATCATGGAGGAACCAATTTTGGAAGAACAGCTTCCGAGTTTGTGACTACTAGTTATTACGATGAAGCTCCTCTTGATGAGTATG GTATACCAAAGGAACCAAAATGGAGTCATCTCAAGGAGTTGCATGCTGCAGTGAAGTTGTCCATCAGTCCTCTACTTGCTGGAGAACAAACCGTTGTCAATTTGGGTCAATTTCAAACA GCCTATGTCTACAAAGCTCAATCTGGTGAATGTGCTGCTTTCTTGGTGAACAATGGCTCTAAAGATGCCACTGTCCAATTTCAGAACTCTCCTTATCAATTGTCTCCAAAGTCAATTAGTATCTTACCAGACTGTAAAAATGTGACTTTCAACACTGGAAAG GTAAGCGCACAACATGCAACAAGATCATGGACACCAGCTCAAAAGTTTGATTCACCTCAGAATTGGCAAGAGTACAAAGAAGCCATTCCCACTTATGATGACACCTCTCTAAGAGAGAACATAATAGTAGACCAAATGAGAACTACAAATGATCGTTCTGATTATCTGTGGTACACTTTCAG CTTTCAGCATGACTCTCCTAATCCAGAATCCACATTAAACGTGCAAACACGCGGACATATCTTGCATTCATTCGTAAACGGAGTACTCGTAG GATCTGGACATGGAGTGCACAGGAATACAGGTTTTCCCTTGGAGAATAAGATTACTCTGAATAAGGGGATAAACCATGTCTCCCTACTAAGTGCAATGGTTGGACTGCCG GACTCTGGAGCATATCTAGAGCGTAGAGATTATGGATTACAGAGTGTGAAGATTGACGATAAAGATTTCGGCACATATGCATGGGGATACCAG GTCGGGTTGTATGGAGAGAACTTACAAATCCATACAGACACAAGTAAAGTTCAATGGAACAGATTAAGCTATTCAAAACAACCACTGACATGGTATAAG ATTTTATTTGATGCACCAGCAGGAAATGACCCTGTTGCATTATATCTTGGTTCCATGGGAAAGGGTGAAGTTTGGATCAATGGTCAAAGCATTGGTCGATATTGGGTCTCCTTCCACACCCCTAAAGGGACTCCTTCACAGACATG GTACCATGTACCTCGATCTTTCCTTAAGCCTACTGGAAACTTGTTAgttctcattgaagaagaaactGGAGACCCGGTCAAGATATCTCTGGACAAAGTAAATTATAGTTTACAATGA
- the LOC133738531 gene encoding N-glycosylase/DNA lyase OGG1 produces MLSLKLRPLSTMKKRQIPIQSPPSTPPTPQTLLSSKSKRPKTLNLKSPKWVPLNLTQSELSLPLTFPTGQTFRWRQTGPLQYTGVVGSHLVSLQHLQNGDVSYCLHQSATSQSHAESALLDFLNMGISLAGIWEVFSASDSRFAELATHLGGARVLRQDPLECLIQFLCSSNNNIQRITKMVDFVSSLGTHLGSVAGFEFHEFPSLDRLSMVSEQELREAGFGYRAKYLTGTVKALQSKPGGGEEWLLSLRKLELEEVIDALTTLPGVGPKVAACIALFSLDQHNAIPVDTHVWKIATRYLIPELAGARLTPKLCGRVAEAFVSKYGKYAGWAQTLLFVAELPSQKALLPPHFSNAKESKSAKGKGGGVQTVADATNSE; encoded by the exons ATGCTCTCACTGAAACTGAGACCTCTCTCAACCATGAAGAAGAGACAAATCCCAATCCAATCGCCTCCATCCACCCCTCCAACCCCACAAACCCTTTTAAGCTCCAAATCCAAAAgacccaaaaccctaaacctcAAATCCCCCAAATGGGTCCCACTCAACCTCACCCAGTCCGAGCTCTCCCTGCCCCTCACTTTCCCCACCGGCCAAACCTTCCGGTGGAGACAAACCGGCCCTCTTCAGTACACCGGCGTTGTTGGGTCCCATCTAGTCTCCCTCCAGCACCTCCAAAACGGCGACGTTTCCTACTGCCTTCACCAATCCGCCACTTCCCAGTCCCATGCCGAGTCGGCTCTGCTCGATTTTCTCAACATGGGTATTTCCCTGGCCGGAATTTGGGAGGTTTTCTCGGCTTCCGATTCCAGGTTTGCCGAGCTCGCCACCCATTTGGGCGGCGCTAGAGTTCTCAGGCAAGACCCACTTGAGTGTTTGATTCAGTTTCTGTGTTCTTCAAATAACAACATTCAGAGAATTACCAAAATGGTGGACTTTGTGTCTTCACTGGGGACCCATTTGGGGTCTGTTGCAGGTTTTGAGTTCCATGAATTTCCATCCTTGGATCGCTTGTCAATGGTGTCAGAACAAGAGCTCAGAGAGGCCGGTTTCGGTTATAG GGCTAAGTACTTAACTGGCACTGTGAAGGCATTGCAGTCGAAACCTGGGGGAGGTGAAGAGTGGCTTTTGTCTCTTCGGAAACTTGAACTCGAAGAGGTGATTGATGCTCTTACCACATTGCCTGGAGTTGGTCCCAAGGTGGCAGCATGTATAGCTCTTTTTTCGCTTGATCAACACAATGCCATTCCTGTTGATACACACGTGTGGAAG ATTGCTACAAGATACCTCATACCTGAGCTAGCAGGGGCTCGTCTGACACCGAAGCTCTGCGGCCGCGTGGCGGAGGCATTTGTGAGTAAATATGGGAAATATGCTGGATGGGCTCAAACTCTGCTATTTGTTGCTGAATTGCCTTCACAAAAAGCCCTCCTACCACCACATTTTTCAAATGCCAAAGAGAGTAAATCTGCAAAGGGAAAGGGCGGTGGAGTGCAGACTGTAGCGGATGCCACAAACAGTGAATAA
- the LOC133736694 gene encoding SWI/SNF complex subunit SWI3C — MPASPSFPSSDGRGKWRKRKRDPQIRRRPHDDDDDEDDDAAAAAADDNNDLDHDDSDPSAAAPAPDPAPHETEVLDGGLRHNDFPPVVLRTVNRPHSSVLALVAVERANHINSASDGKGPVSPLVLENVSHGQLQALSAVPADCPSLDQDRPDGPSSAYVVTPPAIMEGRGVVKRYGSRVHVVPMHADWFSPATVHRLERQVVPHFFSGKSPEFTPEMYMQSRNEIVAKYMENPEKRLTVSDCTKLTSHLNTEDLTRIVRFLDHWGIINYSAAAPSPEPWNGNSYLREEQNGEIHVPSAALKSIDSLIKFDKPRCRLKAADVYKSLSCHDDDDDTSDLDNRIRKRLCENHCNYCSCSLPSVCYQSQKEVDVLLCSDCFHEGRYVVGHSSIDFIRVDSTKDYGDLDGENWTDQETLLLLEAMEIYNENWNEIAEHVGTKSKAQCVLHFLRLPVEDGLLENIEVPKMPLSSNSSNRDDHGGFHSTSNGNSAGSCPQDGDSESRFPFANSGNPVMSLVAFLASSVGPRVAASCAHAALAVLSEDNGLPASGSNLQEGSGGHRMNLESMHGQGGTHKNIANSVQQKDEKSAGQGSWGKNEAGATPVPAEKVKAAAKAGIAAAAIKAKLFADHEEREIQRLSANIVNHQLKRLELKLKQFAEVETYLMKECEQVEKTRQRMVAERTRLISTRFGAAGVAPPINLAGVGPSMANNNSGNNRQSSASQPSVSGYSNNQPVHSHMPFMPQQSMLGLGPRMPLASIQASSSAPNAMFNSPGTGRPTLSHPMLRPVPGTSSGLG; from the exons ATGCCAGCTTCCCCTTCCTTCCCATCTTCAG ACGGGCGCGGCAAATGGAGGAAGCGAAAGCGGGACCCCCAAATTCGCCGCCGCCCgcacgacgacgacgacgatgagGACGACGACGCCGCCGCGGCCGCTGCCGACGACAACAACGACCTCGACCACGACGACTCCGACCCTAGCGCCGCCGCCCCAGCACCCGATCCCGCCCCGCACGAGACCGAGGTCCTCGACGGTGGGCTCCGCCACAACGATTTCCCTCCCGTCGTTTTGCGCACCGTGAATAGGCCCCACTCCTCCGTTCTCGCGCTTGTGGCGGTCGAGCGGGCCAACCACATTAACTCCGCCAGCGACGGGAAGGGCCCGGTGAGTCCTCTGGTGTTGGAGAATGTGTCGCACGGCCAGCTTCAGGCCTTGTCCGCCGTCCCGGCCGATTGTCCGTCGTTGGATCAGGACCGTCCGGATGGCCCCAGTTCGGCTTATGTCGTTACGCCGCCGGCGATTATGGAAGGCCGCGGCGTTGTGAAGCGGTATGGGAGTAGAGTTCATGTGGTTCCAATGCACGCTG ATTGGTTTTCACCGGCTACAGTGCATCGACTGGAGAGACAGGTGGTGCCACATTTTTTCTCAGGAAAATCACCAGAGTTTACTCCTGAGATGTACATGCAAAGTAGGAATGAAATTGTTGCCAAGTACATGGAAAACCCAGAGAAGAGGCTTACAGTTTCTGATTGCACAAAATTAACAAGCCATCTGAATACTGAAGATTTGACTCGAATAGTTCGGTTTCTTGATCACTGGGGAATTATCAATTACTCTGCTGCCGCACCAAGTCCTGAGCCTTGGAATGGTAATTCCTACTTAAGGGAGGAGCAAAATGGTGAGATTCATGTTCCATCAGCTGCGTTGAAGTCGATTGATAGTCTGATCAAATTTGACAAGCCCAGATGTAGGCTTAAGGCAGCTGATGTTTATAAGTCATTGTCCTGTCATGACGACGATGATGACACCTCTGATTTGGACAACAGAATTCGAAAACGTCTATGTGAAAATCATTGCAATTATTGTTCTTGTTCTCTTCCCAGTGTATGCTATCAGTCACAGAAGGAG GTTGATGTACTGCTCTGCTCTGACTGCTTCCATGAGGGAAGATATGTTGTGGGCCATTCAAGCATAGATTTCATACGAGTAGATTCAACAAAAGATTATGGCGATCTAGATGGGGAAAATTGGACTGATCAAGAAACCCTACTGCTGCTTGAGGCCATGGAAATCTATAATGAGAACTGGAATGAAATTGCAGAGCATGTTGGTACAAAGTCAAAAGCGCAATGCGTACTTCATTTTCTACGTTTGCCTGTGGAGGATGGCCTGCTGGAAAATATTGAAGTTCCAAAGATGCCTCTGTCATCCAACTCATCAAATAGAGATGATCATGGCGGATTTCATTCAACTTCAAATGGGAATTCAGCAG GATCCTGCCCACAAGATGGTGATTCTGAAAGCAGGTTCCCTTTTGCAAATTCTGGGAATCCAGTCATGTCCCTG GTTGCCTTTCTGGCCTCTTCTGTTGGGCCAAGAGTCGCTGCATCTTGTGCCCATGCAGCCTTGGCAGTGTTGTCTGAGGACAATGGCTTACCTGCTTCTGGAAGTAATTTGCAGGAAGGATCAGGAGGACATAG GATGAACTTGGAGAGCATGCATGGTCAAGGTGGCACTCATAAAAATATTGCAAATTCAGTTCAGCAGAAGG ATGAGAAATCAGCAGGACAAGGTTCTTGGGGTAAAAATGAGGCAGGGGCGACTCCAGTACCTGCAGAAAAAGTTAAAGCTGCTGCCAAAGCTGGCATTGCTGCTGCTGCAATAAAAGCAAAATTGTTTGCTGATCATGAAGAACGGGAAATTCAGAGGTTATCTGCTAATATTGTAAATCATCAG TTGAAGAGATTGGAGCTGAAGTTAAAGCAGTTTGCAGAAGTGGAAACTTATCTAATGAAAGAATGTGAACAAGTGGAGAAGACAAGGCAGAGGATGGTTGCCGAACGTACCCGTCTTATATCAACTCGGTTTGGTGCTGCTGGAGTTGCTCCACCCATTAACTTAGCAGGTGTTGGTCCTTCCATGGCCAATAATAATTCTGGTAACAATAGGCAATCTTCGGCTTCCCAGCCAAGCGTATCCGGATACAGCAACAACCAACCAGTCCATTCTCACATGCCTTTCATGCCACAACAATCAATGCTAGGATTGGGACCGAGGATGCCCTTGGCGTCCATACAAGCCTCCTCATCAGCTCCAAATGCCATGTTTAATTCCCCAGGGACTGGTCGGCCGACTCTAAGTCATCCGATGCTGAGGCCTGTACCGGGTACTAGCTCTGGTTTAGGTTGA
- the LOC133741305 gene encoding desmethyl-deoxy-podophyllotoxin synthase-like — translation MWSLMLQTLPIKDLPLSAYLLLLILALHFWKSSKLGKSQVLKSPPGPWKLPILGNLIQLAGHPLPHYPLRDLAKKYGPIMHLKLGQSEAIIISSRKAALEVLKTHEITFAQRPLVLQVETINFGRGSIAFAPYGDFWREVRKICVSELLSVKHVQAFRSIREEEVKNFVESISSSSAINFSEESLLLTNGIISRAAFGNKCKYQKEFLAVLDEALKLGGGFDIPDLFPSLRFLCFVTGTIPAMRKMRDKIGVALDSIIDDHKRKRSLKDDKPAGADHDDEEEEDLVDVLLKLQESSNKLDFKLTTGQIKDVVMEIFVAGSETSATTLEWAMSELLRNPRVMKKAQSEVRQSVLLTSERKKSTIEDTTSDNVHHKLDYLRSIVKETLRLHPPTPLLSRESRERCEIDGYELPAKTKAIINVWALARDPEQWGDDADSFKPERFLHDSMTAKIDFRGNNFELLPFGAGRRICPGMSFANAVIELTLFQLLYRFDWELADGIKPDELDMTESWGATCRKRDDLYVIATPHFLDSMTKS, via the exons ATGTGGTCCTTAATGCTCCAAACACTACCCatcaaagaccttcctctttCAGCTTATCTCCTCCTCTTAATCCTAGCGCTTCACTTTTGGAAGAGTTCCAAATTAGGCAAAAGCCAAGTCCTCAAGTCACCCCCAGGGCCATGGAAGCTGCCTATTCTAGGAAATTTGATTCAGTTGGCTGGTCATCCACTGCCACACTACCCATTGAGAGACCTAGCCAAGAAATATGGACCCATTATGCACCTGAAACTAGGTCAGTCGGAGGCTATTATAATTTCATCCCGCAAAGCAGCCCTAGAGGTGTTGAAGACGCATGAGATCACTTTTGCTCAGAGGCCTCTGGTTTTGCAAGTCGAAACCATCAACTTCGGCCGAGGAAGCATTGCCTTTGCTCCTTATGGAGATTTCTGGAGAGAGGTGCGCAAGATTTGTGTTTCCGAATTATTAAGCGTTAAGCATGTGCAGGCATTTCGGTCCataagagaagaagaggtaaagAACTTTGTTGAATCCATTTCCTCATCATCAGCCATAAATTTCAGCGAGGAGAGCTTGCTCTTGACAAACGGCATAATATCGAGGGCAGCATTTGGAAACAAGTGCAAATATCAAAAGGAGTTCCTAGCAGTGCTCGATGAAGCACTGAAACTCGGTGGAGGGTTTGACATACCTGATTTGTTTCCTTCACTTCGGTTTCTTTGTTTCGTTACTGGAACCATACCCGCGATGAGAAAGATGCGAGACAAGATTGGAGTAGCACTTGACAGTATCATCGATGATCATAAGAGGAAAAGATCATTGAAGGATGATAAACCAGCAGGAGCTGATCatgatgatgaagaggaggaagatcTAGTCGACGTACTTCTAAAACTCCAGGAGTCAAGTAATAAGCTTGATTTCAAGTTGACAACTGGTCAAATCAAAGATGTCGTTATG GAAATCTTCGTGGCGGGGAGTGAGACATCAGCTACAACCCTCGAATGGGCGATGTCGGAGTTGCTGAGAAACCCAAGAGTAATGAAGAAGGCCCAATCTGAGGTGCGACAATCAGTACTCCTTACAAGTGAACGAAAGAAATCAACAATAGAAGATACGACGTCTGACAATGTTCATCACAAATTGGATTACTTGAGATCAATTGTGAAAGAAACCCTGCGGTTGCACCCTCCTACTCCCTTGCTTTCAAGAGAATCAAGGGAAAGATGCGAAATCGATGGATATGAATTACCTGCGAAGACGAAAGCAATCATCAATGTATGGGCACTGGCAAGAGATCCAGAACAATGGGGGGATGATGCTGATTCCTTTAAGCCAGAGAGGTTCCTCCATGACTCTATGACTGCCAAAATCGACTTCAGAGGGAATAACTTTGAGCTCTTACCCTTTGGGGCCGGTCGAAGAATATGTCCGGGCATGTCATTTGCCAATGCAGTGATTGAGCTAACTCTTTTCCAATTGCTCTACCGCTTTGATTGGGAACTGGCTGATGGGATAAAACCAGATGAACTAGACATGACTGAGAGTTGGGGAGCAACATGCAGGAAAAGGGATGATTTGTACGTCATTGCCACCCCTCATTTCCTTGATTCAATGACCAAGTCCTAG
- the LOC133741024 gene encoding agamous-like MADS-box protein AGL82 gives MGRGGGKLNMQLIADERSRRITFQKRKKGILKKAYEFSTLCGVDMCLIIYGPKQSDRRPTELHTWPQNPDEVNRIIDKFKLNNKPATKTYNLSDWLHEQKVKMDAKISKLRSDMYEAKYPTWDDRINDFSEHQLEELVHVLDQKIESGKRTLNNVRAPPKLLLGGNHVADVTRQKLSNHMQDYAHYLGEYEDQKPSYVSMMDMQMPFSIDQPTSYSQTLQYDSDLNSMMTNPLMGYPSTYYDPSGASQMIQSPAENNPNMMMFNSVPSSSVSHYAQLIQKPMSYTQYPMNISTISSQLGTSQVKDREDDDLIHNKMV, from the coding sequence ATGGGCCGTGGTGGTggaaaactgaacatgcaactcATTGCCGATGAGAGATCTCGCAGAATTACGTtccaaaagagaaagaagggcATTCTCAAGAAAGCTTATGAGTTTTCAACCCTTTGCGGTGTAGATATGTGCTTGATAATCTACGGCCCAAAACAGTCTGATCGGCGACCTACTGAACTCCACACCTGGCCACAAAACCCAGATGAGGTTAATCGCATTATTGACAAATTTAAGCTCAATAACAAACCAGCCACCAAAACCTACAACTTGTCCGATTGGTTGCATGAGCAAAAGGTCAAGATGGATGCTAAAATCTCCAAACTGAGGAGTGATATGTATGAGGCCAAGTACCCTACATGGGACGACCGCATCAATGATTTTTCAGAACATCAACTGGAAGAGCTTGTACATGTGTTGGATCAAAAGATTGAATCCGGGAAGAGAACACTAAATAATGTGAGGGCACCACCAAAATTGCTGCTAGGTGGAAACCATGTTGCTGATGTAACTAGGCAAAAGCTCTCTAATCACATGCAAGATTATGCGCATTACCTTGGTGAGTATGAGGACCAAAAGCCTAGCTATGTGAGTATGATGGATATGCAAATGCCCTTCTCAATTGATCAGCCTACTAGCTATTCTCAAACGCTTCAATATGATTCAGATTTGAATTCGATGATGACTAATCCGTTGATGGGATATCCGAGCACTTACTATGATCCAAGTGGAGCAAGTCAGATGATCCAGTCTCCTGCCGAGAACAATCCGAATATGATGATGTTCAATAGCGTTCCAAGTTCCTCAGTGAGCCACTATGCCCAACTAATACAGAAGCCTATGTCGTACACGCAATACCCGATGAATATTTCGACTATTTCATCACAACTGGGAACTTCTCAAGTAAAAGATCGTGAAGATGATGATCTGATCCATAACAAGATGGTTTGA